One Bombus pyrosoma isolate SC7728 linkage group LG9, ASM1482585v1, whole genome shotgun sequence genomic window carries:
- the LOC122570495 gene encoding uncharacterized protein LOC122570495 isoform X1, giving the protein MYMFPISFKRSKVISEEGCPGMCDQSQNKALFRGDKKALNDEPNTFNFELHNKIYKSRSRLQKWLIGLLIFLFVSLIVINTFNTEQFRAARYGAIINDTSQDNYVELKSLFASIANSGFVVRNKGCRIPAMDPFDSAITRFIEKEKPLICEHGSHLPLVDSNDTALYINPNAIGHFYNNSGEIDCCWRPFWRTKDEDNVVTYGNECFKFENATAVNTEFVKVECSRNNEVIYKDYHAFVPRFQSVERKYERSRPTTMKTEQLSVLIIGLDSISRLNFHRMMPNTVHALKELGAVEFLGYTKVADNTYPNLVPVLSGLSEKELHDLCWQTKDKTFDDCPFIWKNFSASGYRTGFGEDACGMTTFNYLKRGFRVQPTDYYLRPFCIASEKDIGNTHKLNANLCVGTRKTFENLLDYAKKFASRFYRDPYFAMIWQASLTHDFFNYPQLGDNSYYNLITYLFTKRLLNQTALIVMSDHGMRWGSFRQTYQGRMEDSLPFVFVVMPRWWKEKYQVAWANFRRNTRSLTTAFDLHETLMDILHSENLREPRLKARIRAMPKDKSLPRGISWFLPIPDYRTCSMAGIASHWCMCHNSYDVSTDDESLRDKAVFLVSELNNMLNKFVQCAVLKLKEIKTAKAWKGEGEKNQLIDYTITIQTEPGDAIFEGTIRYRNESKTNKLVGSVSRLNAYGKQSACVDEFNMRLYCYCL; this is encoded by the exons ATGTACATGTTCCCGATATCTTTCAAACGTTCAAAGGTGATTAGCGAGGAAGGTTGCCCTGGCATGTGCGATCAATCTCAAAATAAG gCACTGTTTCGTGGCGATAAGAAAGCGCTAAATGACGAGCCTAACACTTTTAATTTCGAGCTGcataacaaaatatacaaaagccGATCGCGGTTACAAAAATGGTTAATAGGGCTGTTGATATTCCTATTTGTATCGTTAATCGTAATAAACACGTTCAACACGGAACAGTTTCGAGCGGCACGGTATGGAGCTATTATCAACGATACCTCGCAAG ACAATTACGTAGAACTCAAGTCTTTGTTCGCGTCCATAGCGAACTCCGGTTTCGTGGTCCGCAACAAAGGTTGTCGAATTCCAGCGATGGATCCTTTCGATTCAGCGATTACACGATTTATCGAGAAGGAAAAACCACTTATTTGCGAGCACGGAAGTCATTTACCGCTGGTCGATTCGAACGACACAGCGCTCTACATAAATCCAAATGCGATCGGCCACTTTTACAACAATTCAGGGGAAATAGATTGCTGTTGGCGGCCGTTCTGGCGAACGAAGGACGAAGATAACGTTGTTAC GTACGGTAACGAGTGTTTCAAATTCGAAAACGCGACGGCCGTAAACACCGAGTTTGTGAAAGTGGAATGTTCGCGCAACAACGAGGTGATATACAAGGATTATCACGCGTTTGTACCACGTTTCCAATCGGTAGAGAGGAAATACGAGCGATCCAGACCGACCACTATGAAAACTGAACAGCTCAGCGTGTTAATAATCGGCCTTGACTCGATCTCACGActaaattttcatcgtatgATGCCGAATACTGTCCACGCGTTGAAAGAACTTGGCGCGGTTGAATTCTTGGGTTACACTAAAGTGGCTGATAACACGTATCCGAATTTAGTGCCTGTCTTAAGCGGCTTGTCCGAGAAAGAACTGCACGATCTATGTTGGCAAACTAAAGATAAAACGTTCGACGACTGCCCAttcatttggaaaaatttcagcGCATCTGGTTATCGAACGGGTTTCGGCGAGGATGCCTGTGGCATGACGACCTTCAATTATCTGAAACGAGGCTTCCGAGTTCAACCGACTGACTATTATCTCAGACCATTCTGTATCGCATCCGAGAAGGATATCGGTAATACGCACAAATTAAACGCGAATCTCTGCGTGGGAACCAGAAAAACCTTTGAAAACTTACTGGACTACGCTAAGAAATTCGCCTCGCGATTTTACAGGGACCCATACTTCGCGATGATATGGCAAGCCAGCCTCACCCACGATTTCTTCAACTATCCGCAATTAGGTGACAATTCCTACTACAACCTCATCACCTATTTGTTCACGAAACGCTTGCTAAATCAAACAGCGTTGATAGTGATGAGCGACCATGGTATGAGATGGGGAAGCTTTCGGCAGACTTATCAAGGAAGAATGGAGGACAGCCTTCCGTTTGTGTTCGTGGTGATGCCTCGATGGTGGAAGGAAAAGTATCAAGTAGCTTGGGCGAATTTCCGAAGAAACACGCGCAGTCTAACGACAGCTTTCGACTTGCACGAGACCTTGATGGACATACTGCATTCGGAAAATCTGCGGGAACCGCGTCTTAAGGCCCGTATTCGAGCGATGCCGAAAGATAAGAGTTTGCCCCGTGGAATCAGCTGGTTTTTGCCGATTCCTGACTACAGGACATGCTCCATGGCGGGTATAGCTAGTCATTGGTGCATGTGTCATAACAGCTACGATGTTTCTACGGATGACGAAAGTCTTCGGGACAAGGCAGTCTTTTTGGTCTCGGAATTGAATAACATGTTGAACAAGTTCGTACAATGCGCCGTATTGAAACTGAAAGAGATTAAAACAGCGAAAGCGTGGAAGGGCGAGGGTGAGAAGAACCAACTGATCGATTACACGATCACGATTCAAACGGAACCTGGTGACGCGATATTCGAGGGTACGATACGGTACAGAAACGAGAGTAAGACTAACAAGTTGGTAGGATCGGTTAGCAGACTGAACGCGTACGGAAAACAAAGCGCCTGTGTCGATGAATTCAATATGAGGCTATACTGCTATTGTTTATAG
- the LOC122570495 gene encoding uncharacterized protein LOC122570495 isoform X2: MDPFDSAITRFIEKEKPLICEHGSHLPLVDSNDTALYINPNAIGHFYNNSGEIDCCWRPFWRTKDEDNVVTYGNECFKFENATAVNTEFVKVECSRNNEVIYKDYHAFVPRFQSVERKYERSRPTTMKTEQLSVLIIGLDSISRLNFHRMMPNTVHALKELGAVEFLGYTKVADNTYPNLVPVLSGLSEKELHDLCWQTKDKTFDDCPFIWKNFSASGYRTGFGEDACGMTTFNYLKRGFRVQPTDYYLRPFCIASEKDIGNTHKLNANLCVGTRKTFENLLDYAKKFASRFYRDPYFAMIWQASLTHDFFNYPQLGDNSYYNLITYLFTKRLLNQTALIVMSDHGMRWGSFRQTYQGRMEDSLPFVFVVMPRWWKEKYQVAWANFRRNTRSLTTAFDLHETLMDILHSENLREPRLKARIRAMPKDKSLPRGISWFLPIPDYRTCSMAGIASHWCMCHNSYDVSTDDESLRDKAVFLVSELNNMLNKFVQCAVLKLKEIKTAKAWKGEGEKNQLIDYTITIQTEPGDAIFEGTIRYRNESKTNKLVGSVSRLNAYGKQSACVDEFNMRLYCYCL; the protein is encoded by the exons ATGGATCCTTTCGATTCAGCGATTACACGATTTATCGAGAAGGAAAAACCACTTATTTGCGAGCACGGAAGTCATTTACCGCTGGTCGATTCGAACGACACAGCGCTCTACATAAATCCAAATGCGATCGGCCACTTTTACAACAATTCAGGGGAAATAGATTGCTGTTGGCGGCCGTTCTGGCGAACGAAGGACGAAGATAACGTTGTTAC GTACGGTAACGAGTGTTTCAAATTCGAAAACGCGACGGCCGTAAACACCGAGTTTGTGAAAGTGGAATGTTCGCGCAACAACGAGGTGATATACAAGGATTATCACGCGTTTGTACCACGTTTCCAATCGGTAGAGAGGAAATACGAGCGATCCAGACCGACCACTATGAAAACTGAACAGCTCAGCGTGTTAATAATCGGCCTTGACTCGATCTCACGActaaattttcatcgtatgATGCCGAATACTGTCCACGCGTTGAAAGAACTTGGCGCGGTTGAATTCTTGGGTTACACTAAAGTGGCTGATAACACGTATCCGAATTTAGTGCCTGTCTTAAGCGGCTTGTCCGAGAAAGAACTGCACGATCTATGTTGGCAAACTAAAGATAAAACGTTCGACGACTGCCCAttcatttggaaaaatttcagcGCATCTGGTTATCGAACGGGTTTCGGCGAGGATGCCTGTGGCATGACGACCTTCAATTATCTGAAACGAGGCTTCCGAGTTCAACCGACTGACTATTATCTCAGACCATTCTGTATCGCATCCGAGAAGGATATCGGTAATACGCACAAATTAAACGCGAATCTCTGCGTGGGAACCAGAAAAACCTTTGAAAACTTACTGGACTACGCTAAGAAATTCGCCTCGCGATTTTACAGGGACCCATACTTCGCGATGATATGGCAAGCCAGCCTCACCCACGATTTCTTCAACTATCCGCAATTAGGTGACAATTCCTACTACAACCTCATCACCTATTTGTTCACGAAACGCTTGCTAAATCAAACAGCGTTGATAGTGATGAGCGACCATGGTATGAGATGGGGAAGCTTTCGGCAGACTTATCAAGGAAGAATGGAGGACAGCCTTCCGTTTGTGTTCGTGGTGATGCCTCGATGGTGGAAGGAAAAGTATCAAGTAGCTTGGGCGAATTTCCGAAGAAACACGCGCAGTCTAACGACAGCTTTCGACTTGCACGAGACCTTGATGGACATACTGCATTCGGAAAATCTGCGGGAACCGCGTCTTAAGGCCCGTATTCGAGCGATGCCGAAAGATAAGAGTTTGCCCCGTGGAATCAGCTGGTTTTTGCCGATTCCTGACTACAGGACATGCTCCATGGCGGGTATAGCTAGTCATTGGTGCATGTGTCATAACAGCTACGATGTTTCTACGGATGACGAAAGTCTTCGGGACAAGGCAGTCTTTTTGGTCTCGGAATTGAATAACATGTTGAACAAGTTCGTACAATGCGCCGTATTGAAACTGAAAGAGATTAAAACAGCGAAAGCGTGGAAGGGCGAGGGTGAGAAGAACCAACTGATCGATTACACGATCACGATTCAAACGGAACCTGGTGACGCGATATTCGAGGGTACGATACGGTACAGAAACGAGAGTAAGACTAACAAGTTGGTAGGATCGGTTAGCAGACTGAACGCGTACGGAAAACAAAGCGCCTGTGTCGATGAATTCAATATGAGGCTATACTGCTATTGTTTATAG